Proteins from a genomic interval of Rosa chinensis cultivar Old Blush chromosome 2, RchiOBHm-V2, whole genome shotgun sequence:
- the LOC112188113 gene encoding coatomer subunit zeta-2 isoform X1, which produces MGSLFGYRDSSPSVKNILLLDSEGKRVAVKYYSDDWPTNAAKLAFERSVFAKTLKTNARIEAEIMMFESHVVTYKFVQDLHFFVTGGDDENELILATVLQGFFDAVALLLRNNVDKREALENLDLILLCFDEIVDGGMILETDPTVIAGKVATHTMDADAPLSEQTITQAWATAREHLTRTLLK; this is translated from the exons ATGGGGAGTCTCTTCGGTTATCGT GATTCGAGCCCATCTGTGAAGAACATTCTTCTTCTAGACTCTGAAGGGAAGCGTGTGGCTGTCAAGTATTACTCTGATGATTGGCCGACGAATGCTGCAAAGCTAGCTTTTGAAAGATCTGTGTTTGCTAAGACTCTAAAGACAAATGCAAGGATAGAAG CGGAGATAATGATGTTTGAGAGCCACGTTGTTACATATAAGTTTGTGCAGGACCTTCACTTCTTTGTGACTGGAGGTGACGATGAAAACGAACTCATTTTAGCCACTGTACTTCAGGGGTTCTTTGATGCAGTTGCCCTTCTCTTGAG GAACAACGTCGACAAAAGAGAGGCACTAGAGAACCTGGATCTCATACTTCTATGCTTTGATGAGATCGTTGATGGAGG GATGATACTTGAAACAGATCCAACTGTTATCGCAGGAAAGGTGGCAACTCATACCATGGATGCTGATGCACCATTGTCTGAGCAG ACTATAACACAAGCATGGGCTACAGCAAGGGAACATCTAACCAGAACCCTTCTAAAATGA
- the LOC112188113 gene encoding coatomer subunit zeta-2 isoform X2, translated as MGSLFGYRDSSPSVKNILLLDSEGKRVAVKYYSDDWPTNAAKLAFERSVFAKTLKTNARIEAEIMMFESHVVTYKFVQDLHFFVTGGDDENELILATVLQGFFDAVALLLRNNVDKREALENLDLILLCFDEIVDGGMILETDPTVIAGKVATHTMDADAPLSEQINWRH; from the exons ATGGGGAGTCTCTTCGGTTATCGT GATTCGAGCCCATCTGTGAAGAACATTCTTCTTCTAGACTCTGAAGGGAAGCGTGTGGCTGTCAAGTATTACTCTGATGATTGGCCGACGAATGCTGCAAAGCTAGCTTTTGAAAGATCTGTGTTTGCTAAGACTCTAAAGACAAATGCAAGGATAGAAG CGGAGATAATGATGTTTGAGAGCCACGTTGTTACATATAAGTTTGTGCAGGACCTTCACTTCTTTGTGACTGGAGGTGACGATGAAAACGAACTCATTTTAGCCACTGTACTTCAGGGGTTCTTTGATGCAGTTGCCCTTCTCTTGAG GAACAACGTCGACAAAAGAGAGGCACTAGAGAACCTGGATCTCATACTTCTATGCTTTGATGAGATCGTTGATGGAGG GATGATACTTGAAACAGATCCAACTGTTATCGCAGGAAAGGTGGCAACTCATACCATGGATGCTGATGCACCATTGTCTGAGCAG ATCAACTGGCGGCACTAA
- the LOC112190319 gene encoding EPIDERMAL PATTERNING FACTOR-like protein 1, with product MKGISYWFVIALQIMSWVSATSRLFPPSNGLDVHQAGSGPNADQSSDVTLEQGLTSSTIGVAKKNEIANYSGGSKIGSSPPSCENKCYGCTPCEAIQVPTTKKHTHFRVQYANYEPEGWKCKCGPSFYSP from the exons ATGAAGGGAATAAGCTATTGGTTTGTTATAGCTCTTCAAATCATGAGTTGGGTTTCTGCAACAAGCAGACTTTTTCCTCCAAGTAATGGTCTAGATGTTCATCAAGCAG GTTCAGGACCGAATGCAGATCAGTCTTCTGATGTTACCTTGGAACAG GGATTAACAAGCTCAACTATTGGAGTggcaaagaaaaatgaaatagcAAACTACAGTGGGGGAAGCAAAATAGGGTCAAGCCCTCCAAGCTGTGAGAACAAGTGTTATGGATGCACTCCATGTGAAGCTATTCAAGTGCCCACTACCAAAAAGCACACCCATTTCAGGGTTCAGTATGCAAATTATGAGCCAGAGGGTTGGAAATGCAAGTGTGGCCCTTCATTCTACAGCCCTTAG